In the Desulfobacterales bacterium genome, one interval contains:
- a CDS encoding motility protein A — MDLATILGIFSAFGLVVVSILMGSGLTLFIDVPSGMIVFGGTVGITMINYPLKEVLGSIGVAKNAFFAGAVPAADQIIKQFVDLGSKARREGILALESDVKDIKDEFLKKGLQMAVDGLEPQSIQEIMDTELSYQRERHQVGAEVFSTMAMFAPAMGMIGTLIGLVQMLQSMDDPSKIGPAMAIALLTTFYGSILANLICMPIAGKLRGRSKEEVQAREMVIEGVLSLTRGENPRILEQKMLAFVPPKMRKSNF, encoded by the coding sequence ATGGACCTGGCAACAATTCTCGGTATTTTTTCCGCGTTCGGGCTGGTCGTTGTATCCATCCTTATGGGCAGCGGGCTGACGCTGTTTATCGATGTTCCTTCCGGAATGATCGTGTTTGGTGGAACCGTCGGCATCACCATGATCAATTACCCTTTGAAAGAGGTATTGGGCTCTATCGGGGTCGCCAAGAATGCGTTTTTTGCCGGCGCGGTTCCGGCAGCGGATCAGATTATCAAACAGTTTGTCGATTTAGGATCCAAGGCCCGGCGCGAAGGAATTTTGGCGTTGGAATCCGATGTGAAGGATATCAAGGATGAGTTCTTGAAAAAGGGATTGCAAATGGCCGTCGACGGTTTGGAACCCCAGTCGATTCAGGAGATTATGGATACCGAGCTTTCCTATCAGCGAGAGCGTCACCAGGTGGGGGCCGAGGTGTTTTCCACCATGGCGATGTTTGCACCGGCCATGGGCATGATCGGTACCCTGATCGGGCTCGTTCAGATGCTTCAATCCATGGATGATCCCAGTAAAATCGGCCCGGCCATGGCGATTGCCTTGCTGACGACATTTTATGGATCCATCCTGGCCAACTTAATCTGTATGCCCATTGCCGGCAAACTTCGCGGGCGAAGCAAGGAAGAAGTGCAGGCCAGAGAGATGGTCATCGAAGGGGTGCTGTCCCTGACGCGCGGCGAAAATCCGAGAATTCTGGAGCAAAAGATGCTCGCTTTTGTACCGCCCAAAATGCGAAAAAGTAATTTTTAA
- a CDS encoding OmpA family protein, with translation MGTKKKKTDASGGGDTNQAMTVSLFIIILAFFIMLNSIAVVDENRKRIALGSLLENFGILSGGPTVVEGSEEDIRPDNVSQILGLIDFSEMFKENDDITQALMISGDKRRSTLSIPERRLFKPGGATLIPESHPLLNKLGEIIRNNPYPVDIIGNVNRTDELSAQRMPPRELATLQAMALQVFLIQNAEVSPNRLTAYGWGEFRPAASNSTRETRSLNRRVEVVFFHEPKQKEPEGAFVFKDFFFKVLDRK, from the coding sequence ATGGGGACAAAAAAGAAAAAAACGGATGCATCGGGTGGCGGGGACACCAATCAGGCGATGACGGTTTCCCTGTTTATCATTATTCTTGCTTTTTTTATTATGCTCAATTCCATTGCCGTGGTGGATGAAAACAGAAAACGCATCGCGTTGGGGTCGCTCCTGGAAAATTTCGGAATTCTATCCGGCGGCCCGACAGTGGTGGAAGGATCGGAGGAGGATATCAGGCCTGACAATGTCTCACAAATTTTAGGGCTTATCGATTTCAGTGAGATGTTTAAGGAAAATGACGATATAACGCAGGCGCTGATGATATCCGGGGATAAGCGGCGCAGCACGTTAAGCATTCCCGAGCGACGCCTTTTTAAACCCGGCGGGGCAACGCTTATTCCTGAAAGCCATCCCCTGCTGAATAAGCTGGGTGAAATTATCCGAAACAACCCATATCCGGTAGATATTATAGGAAATGTGAACAGGACCGATGAGTTGTCGGCGCAAAGAATGCCGCCGAGAGAACTGGCCACTTTGCAGGCGATGGCGCTGCAAGTGTTTTTGATTCAGAACGCCGAGGTTTCCCCAAACCGGCTGACTGCCTATGGATGGGGTGAATTCAGGCCAGCTGCGTCGAATTCGACGAGGGAAACCCGGAGCCTCAACCGTCGGGTGGAAGTAGTCTTTTTTCATGAACCGAAACAAAAGGAACCCGAGGGTGCTTTTGTTTTCAAGGATTTTTTCTTTAAGGTCCTAGACCGAAAATAA
- a CDS encoding OmpA family protein, whose product MASKGKESGPEFKADSNAWMATFADLVMLLLTFFVLLLTMKSMDAGKVKEMFVPTYGPLDFIQEADQMGDALEFDHYIKSVVISSTEALEEAIDLLDGMNPTPAKERPMVRLRDIMEMTDTERGVSLVLRADNLFESGEAEIRVDRLHILDEIGRLFRYAANDILVMGHTDNVPLTGGRFAANMELSAYRALSVLYYLTDSLGLKPERLAAGGYGELLPRYSNDNPENRSKNRRVEFLLKKAI is encoded by the coding sequence ATGGCGAGCAAAGGCAAAGAGAGCGGGCCTGAATTCAAAGCGGACTCCAACGCATGGATGGCCACATTTGCGGATTTGGTGATGTTGCTGCTGACTTTTTTCGTATTGCTGCTGACCATGAAATCGATGGATGCTGGAAAGGTCAAGGAGATGTTCGTACCCACTTACGGACCACTGGATTTTATTCAGGAAGCGGATCAAATGGGGGACGCACTTGAATTTGATCATTACATCAAGTCCGTTGTCATTAGTTCAACAGAAGCCCTTGAGGAAGCCATCGACTTATTGGACGGGATGAATCCGACACCCGCAAAAGAGCGGCCGATGGTTCGCCTGCGGGATATTATGGAAATGACGGACACCGAAAGGGGCGTTTCCCTCGTGCTGAGGGCGGATAACCTGTTTGAATCCGGGGAGGCTGAAATACGGGTGGACCGTTTGCATATTCTTGATGAGATCGGACGCTTGTTTCGATATGCGGCCAATGACATTCTGGTTATGGGACATACGGATAATGTTCCGCTAACCGGGGGGCGCTTTGCCGCCAACATGGAGTTATCTGCTTATCGGGCGTTAAGCGTGTTGTATTATTTGACGGACAGCTTGGGGCTTAAACCGGAACGCCTAGCGGCAGGCGGGTACGGGGAGTTGCTTCCCCGATATTCAAACGACAATCCGGAAAACCGATCCAAAAACAGACGGGTTGAGTTTTTACTGAAAAAAGCGATTTAA
- a CDS encoding flagellar basal body-associated FliL family protein — protein MAEEKKKPPMKLIIILAVVVLLAGGGIGGWLVLSSGDDSAAPVAGKEKTEPETALGLIFNMETFVVNLNDPGGKRYLKTKIDLEYTRVELAEELTQRLPQLRDVILLLLSNKSLDEIQGVEGKIALRRELIMRINQVLKGGKIRNLYFTQFVIQ, from the coding sequence TTGGCGGAGGAAAAAAAGAAACCACCCATGAAGCTGATTATTATTCTGGCGGTTGTGGTCTTGTTGGCCGGCGGTGGAATTGGGGGATGGTTGGTGCTTAGTAGTGGCGATGATTCTGCGGCGCCTGTCGCCGGGAAAGAGAAAACCGAACCTGAAACCGCGTTGGGCTTGATTTTTAATATGGAAACCTTTGTGGTGAATTTAAATGATCCCGGGGGAAAGCGGTATCTTAAAACGAAAATCGATCTTGAATACACCCGCGTGGAATTGGCGGAAGAGTTGACGCAGCGGTTACCCCAGTTGCGGGATGTGATTTTACTTTTGCTCAGCAACAAATCCCTGGATGAAATTCAGGGTGTTGAAGGTAAAATTGCGCTTCGCAGGGAGTTGATTATGAGAATCAACCAGGTACTTAAAGGCGGAAAGATTCGAAATCTGTATTTTACTCAATTTGTGATTCAATAA